The following proteins come from a genomic window of Iamia sp. SCSIO 61187:
- the gcvP gene encoding aminomethyl-transferring glycine dehydrogenase, whose amino-acid sequence MSDRPRLTSAGSGVPFAARHIGPTDDEQAAMLAALGYGSLEELVDDAVPAGIREAAPLDLPEAVGEEEALAELRALAARNQVVTSMIGMGYHGTVTPPVIRRSILENPAWYTAYTPYQPEISQGRLEALLNFQTLVTDLSGLALANASLLDEATAAAEAMTLARRASKAPADAPFVVDTGCHPQTLAVVATRAEPLGIRIVEADLGAGFPTADELASGAGSSGDAFGVLVQYPTTTGLVRDDAALVAAAHERGAIVAFAADPLALCLLRPPGEIGADVVVGSAQRLGVPMGFGGPHAGYMAVRDGLQRSLPGRLVGVSIDADGAPALRLALQTREQHIRREKATSNICTAQVLLAVIASSYAVYHGPDGLAAIAERVHRAARTLARALADGGAEVVHDTFFDTVLVRVPGRADAVVAAALEGGVNLRRVDADHVAASCDEQTTVAHLDAVLAAFGVPADAARTADEVGDGAPAVPDGLVRTSGFCEHPVFSSYRSETAMMRYLRRLSDRDIALDRAMIPLGSCTMKLNAAAEMEPITWPGFAGLHPFAPAEQTQGYRRLIDDLESWLVAITGYAACSVQPNAGSQGELAGLLAIRAYHRSRGDEGRDVCLIPSSAHGTNAASAVMAGMQVVVTACDDDGNVDLDDLRAQIDAHAGRIAALMVTYPSTHGVFEQEIREICAAVHDAGGQVYLDGANLNAMVGLARPGRFGADVSHLNLHKTFCIPHGGGGPGVGPVAVGEHLAPFLPNHPVVPECGSETGPGPVSAAPWGSAGILPIPWAYVRMMGGEGLRRATQVAILNANHIARRLAEHYPVLYTGRNGLVAHECIIDLRPLTKATGITVDDVAKRLIDYGFHAPTMSFPVAGTLMVEPTESEDLREIDRFCDALIAIRAEVDEMPGVLTGAPWTAESVLGDDWEHPFTRAQAAFPASVSKADKYWPPVRRIDGGHGDRHLVCSCPPVSDYQ is encoded by the coding sequence ATGTCCGACCGTCCCCGCCTCACCTCCGCCGGATCCGGCGTCCCGTTCGCGGCCCGTCACATCGGCCCCACCGACGACGAGCAGGCCGCCATGCTGGCCGCCCTCGGCTACGGCTCGCTCGAGGAGCTGGTCGACGACGCCGTCCCGGCCGGCATCCGCGAGGCGGCGCCCCTCGACCTGCCCGAGGCCGTGGGCGAGGAGGAGGCCCTCGCCGAGCTGAGGGCCCTGGCCGCCCGCAACCAGGTGGTCACGTCGATGATCGGCATGGGCTACCACGGCACCGTCACCCCCCCGGTGATCCGGCGCTCGATCCTGGAGAACCCGGCCTGGTACACGGCCTACACGCCGTACCAGCCCGAGATCTCCCAGGGCCGGCTCGAGGCCCTGCTCAACTTCCAGACCCTGGTCACCGATCTCAGCGGGCTGGCCCTGGCCAACGCCTCCCTGCTCGACGAGGCGACCGCGGCGGCGGAGGCCATGACCCTCGCCCGCCGGGCGTCCAAGGCGCCGGCCGACGCCCCCTTCGTCGTCGACACCGGCTGCCACCCCCAGACCTTGGCCGTGGTCGCGACCCGGGCCGAGCCCCTGGGCATCCGCATCGTCGAGGCCGACCTCGGCGCCGGGTTCCCCACCGCCGACGAGCTGGCGAGTGGCGCAGGCAGCTCGGGCGACGCCTTCGGGGTCCTCGTCCAGTACCCCACCACCACCGGCCTGGTCCGCGACGACGCCGCCCTGGTCGCCGCGGCCCACGAGCGGGGCGCCATCGTCGCCTTCGCCGCCGACCCCCTGGCCCTGTGCCTGCTGCGCCCGCCGGGCGAGATCGGCGCCGACGTCGTCGTCGGGTCGGCCCAGCGCCTCGGGGTCCCCATGGGCTTCGGCGGTCCCCACGCCGGCTACATGGCCGTGCGCGACGGCCTCCAGCGCTCCCTGCCGGGCCGCCTCGTCGGGGTGTCGATCGACGCCGACGGCGCCCCTGCCCTGCGGCTCGCCCTCCAGACGCGCGAGCAGCACATCCGGCGCGAGAAGGCGACCAGCAACATCTGCACGGCGCAGGTGCTCCTGGCCGTCATCGCCTCGTCCTACGCCGTCTACCACGGACCCGACGGCCTGGCGGCCATCGCCGAGCGGGTCCACCGCGCCGCCCGGACCCTCGCCCGGGCCCTGGCCGACGGCGGGGCGGAGGTCGTCCACGACACCTTCTTCGACACCGTGCTGGTGCGGGTGCCGGGCCGGGCCGACGCCGTCGTCGCCGCGGCCCTCGAGGGCGGGGTGAACCTGCGCCGGGTCGACGCCGACCACGTCGCCGCGTCGTGCGACGAGCAGACCACGGTGGCCCACCTCGACGCCGTGCTGGCCGCCTTCGGGGTGCCGGCCGACGCCGCCCGCACGGCCGACGAGGTCGGCGACGGCGCCCCTGCCGTGCCCGACGGGCTGGTGCGGACGAGCGGGTTCTGCGAGCACCCGGTGTTCTCGTCGTACCGGTCGGAGACGGCGATGATGCGCTACCTGCGCCGGCTGTCCGACCGCGACATCGCCCTCGACCGGGCCATGATCCCGCTCGGGTCGTGCACCATGAAGCTCAACGCCGCAGCCGAGATGGAGCCCATCACCTGGCCCGGCTTCGCCGGTCTCCACCCCTTCGCCCCCGCCGAGCAGACCCAGGGCTACCGCCGCCTGATCGACGACCTGGAGTCGTGGCTGGTGGCCATCACGGGGTACGCGGCGTGCTCGGTGCAGCCCAACGCCGGGAGCCAGGGCGAGCTGGCCGGCCTGCTCGCCATCCGCGCCTACCACCGCTCCCGCGGCGACGAGGGCCGCGACGTGTGCCTGATCCCCTCGTCGGCCCACGGCACCAACGCCGCCAGCGCGGTCATGGCGGGCATGCAGGTCGTGGTGACGGCGTGCGACGACGACGGCAACGTCGACCTCGACGACCTCCGGGCCCAGATCGACGCCCACGCCGGCCGCATCGCCGCCCTGATGGTCACCTACCCGTCGACCCACGGCGTCTTCGAGCAGGAGATCCGCGAGATCTGCGCCGCCGTCCACGACGCCGGCGGCCAGGTGTACCTCGACGGGGCCAACCTCAACGCCATGGTGGGCCTGGCCCGCCCCGGCCGCTTCGGGGCCGACGTGAGCCACCTGAACCTGCACAAGACCTTCTGCATCCCCCACGGGGGCGGCGGCCCGGGGGTCGGCCCGGTCGCGGTGGGCGAGCACCTGGCCCCGTTCCTCCCCAACCACCCGGTCGTGCCCGAGTGCGGGTCCGAGACGGGGCCGGGGCCGGTGTCGGCCGCGCCCTGGGGGTCGGCGGGGATCCTCCCGATCCCCTGGGCCTACGTCCGCATGATGGGGGGCGAGGGCCTGCGTCGGGCCACCCAGGTCGCCATCCTCAACGCCAACCACATCGCCCGCCGCCTGGCCGAGCACTACCCGGTGCTCTACACGGGGCGGAACGGCCTCGTCGCCCACGAGTGCATCATCGACCTCCGACCCCTCACCAAGGCCACCGGCATCACCGTCGACGACGTGGCCAAGCGGCTGATCGACTACGGGTTCCACGCCCCGACCATGAGCTTCCCGGTGGCCGGGACCCTCATGGTCGAGCCGACCGAGAGCGAGGACCTGCGGGAGATCGACCGCTTCTGCGACGCCCTGATCGCCATTCGGGCCGAGGTCGACGAGATGCCCGGCGTCCTCACAGGCGCCCCGTGGACGGCCGAGTCCGTGCTGGGAGACGACTGGGAGCACCCGTTCACCCGGGCCCAGGCCGCCTTCCCGGCGTCGGTGTCGAAGGCCGACAAGTACTGGCCGCCGGTGCGGCGCATCGACGGCGGCCACGGCGACCGCCACCTCGTCTGCTCCTGCCCCCCCGTGTCCGACTACCAGTAG
- the gcvT gene encoding glycine cleavage system aminomethyltransferase GcvT has translation MTRTSPLDAVHRALGARMVPFGGWDMPVSYPSGTLAEHEACRTDAVVFDVSHLGTVRIEGPEALDRLQAAFTNDLRRIGPGRAQYTHLLDAEDASVLDDIIVWWVGEERFDVMPNASNTDRVTGALGEGAVDVTAARAVLAVQGPEARARVAAVIPEAAAVPRFGVARTVWSGVDCVAAGTGYTGEDGIEVAVPAEAADALWEAIVGTGVVPAGLGARDTLRLEAGLPLHGHELGPGITPLQAGLGWVVRWDKGDFIGREPLAAEKERGISRRLRGLVVEGRRPPREGQAVVRDGEPVGEVTSGNFSPTLGHGIALAFVPPDVAIGDRLAIDVRGTEVPATVVKTPFLTTS, from the coding sequence GTGACCCGCACCTCCCCGCTCGACGCCGTCCACCGCGCCCTCGGCGCTCGCATGGTCCCGTTCGGGGGGTGGGACATGCCGGTCAGCTACCCCAGCGGGACCCTCGCCGAGCACGAGGCCTGCCGCACCGACGCCGTCGTCTTCGACGTCAGCCACCTCGGCACCGTGCGCATCGAGGGGCCCGAGGCGCTCGACCGCCTGCAGGCCGCCTTCACCAACGACCTGCGCCGCATCGGCCCGGGCCGGGCCCAGTACACCCACCTGCTCGACGCCGAGGACGCCTCCGTGCTCGACGACATCATCGTGTGGTGGGTGGGGGAGGAGCGCTTCGACGTCATGCCCAACGCCTCCAACACCGACCGGGTCACCGGGGCGCTGGGGGAGGGGGCCGTCGACGTCACCGCCGCTCGGGCCGTGCTGGCGGTGCAGGGCCCCGAGGCCCGGGCCCGGGTCGCCGCCGTGATCCCCGAGGCCGCGGCCGTGCCCCGGTTCGGCGTCGCCCGCACCGTCTGGTCCGGGGTCGACTGCGTGGCCGCCGGTACCGGCTACACCGGCGAGGACGGGATCGAGGTCGCCGTCCCGGCCGAGGCGGCCGACGCCCTGTGGGAGGCCATCGTCGGCACCGGGGTCGTCCCCGCCGGCCTCGGCGCCCGCGACACCCTCCGGCTCGAGGCCGGGCTCCCGCTCCACGGCCACGAGCTGGGCCCCGGGATCACCCCGCTCCAGGCCGGGCTGGGCTGGGTCGTGCGGTGGGACAAGGGCGACTTCATCGGCCGCGAGCCCCTCGCCGCCGAGAAGGAGCGGGGCATCTCCCGCCGGCTGCGCGGGCTCGTCGTGGAGGGCCGGCGCCCGCCCCGCGAGGGCCAGGCCGTCGTCCGTGACGGCGAGCCCGTCGGCGAGGTCACGAGCGGCAACTTCTCGCCGACCCTCGGCCACGGGATCGCCCTCGCCTTCGTGCCCCCCGACGTCGCCATCGGTGACCGGCTGGCCATCGACGTCCGCGGCACCGAGGTCCCCGCGACCGTCGTGAAGACGCCCTTCCTGACCACGAGCTGA
- a CDS encoding MerR family transcriptional regulator yields the protein MDGQPDDTATTGAVATDPGFSGKAAAEIVGITYRQLDYWARTDLIRPELAEAKGSGSRRRYSYRNLLELKLVKTMLDSGIKLESVRDAFGYLRSEGTDISAARLVIAGTSAVLVKDDVEMIDVVNRYHGQGVLNLNLVTLDGLKGELDTAVHQLRPTIAPAADAVPQVAQA from the coding sequence ATGGACGGACAGCCGGACGACACAGCGACGACGGGTGCGGTCGCGACCGACCCCGGGTTCAGCGGCAAGGCCGCGGCCGAGATCGTGGGCATCACGTACCGGCAGCTCGACTACTGGGCCCGCACCGACCTGATCCGCCCCGAGCTGGCCGAGGCCAAGGGCAGCGGGTCCCGCCGGCGCTACTCGTACCGCAACCTGCTCGAGCTGAAGCTGGTGAAGACCATGCTCGACTCGGGCATCAAGCTCGAGTCCGTGCGCGACGCCTTCGGCTACCTCCGCTCCGAGGGCACCGACATCTCCGCCGCCCGGCTCGTCATCGCCGGCACCTCCGCAGTGCTGGTCAAGGACGACGTCGAGATGATCGACGTGGTCAACCGGTACCACGGCCAGGGCGTGCTCAACCTCAACCTGGTCACCCTCGACGGCCTCAAGGGCGAGCTCGACACCGCCGTGCACCAGCTGCGGCCGACGATCGCGCCCGCCGCCGACGCCGTCCCCCAGGTCGCCCAGGCCTGA
- a CDS encoding bifunctional nuclease family protein → MVEMDLVGVRVELPSNTPIALLRERTGARRVLPIFIGGPEATAIAFALEEVVTPRPMTHDLMRNLLDDLGVSIESVTVTELRDRTFYAEIELHAADGVHRVSSRPSDAIALAVRIGTPIYAAEEVLDEAAFQAEDEDDDEAVEEEEAEEVVEQFKEFIDNVSPEDFAS, encoded by the coding sequence ATGGTCGAGATGGATCTCGTCGGCGTGCGGGTGGAGCTCCCCTCCAACACCCCGATCGCGCTCCTGCGAGAGCGCACCGGCGCCCGCCGCGTCCTCCCGATCTTCATCGGCGGACCCGAGGCCACGGCGATCGCCTTCGCCCTCGAGGAGGTCGTGACGCCCCGGCCCATGACCCACGACCTGATGCGGAACCTGCTCGACGACCTCGGCGTCAGCATCGAGTCGGTCACCGTCACCGAGCTGCGCGACCGCACCTTCTACGCCGAGATCGAGCTCCACGCCGCCGACGGGGTCCACCGGGTGTCGAGCCGCCCCTCCGACGCCATCGCCCTCGCCGTGCGGATCGGCACCCCGATCTACGCCGCCGAGGAGGTCCTCGACGAAGCCGCCTTCCAGGCCGAGGACGAAGACGACGACGAGGCCGTCGAGGAGGAGGAGGCCGAGGAGGTCGTCGAGCAGTTCAAGGAGTTCATCGACAACGTGAGCCCCGAGGACTTCGCCTCCTAG
- a CDS encoding MerR family transcriptional regulator, which produces MTVAERSHLSIGEVLSLLQDEFPDVTISKIRFLESQGLLDPERTPSGYRKFYEADVRRLRWILTEQRDNFLPLKVIKDRLDEGVDAELAAPDHGGNGASAAVPLGQGGEEPAAAVPATAAPSASGAPTAPTPTAAAPDPTPTAPPPVEPAPATAPPEPEPAPLPIWMADAARAKVDRGRSGRPAVGDGPDPLAHEATAVSLTVDELLAASGLTRQQLSSLEEYGLVQGHAVADDRYYDGEDLVIAQKSAGFLAHGVEARHLRMFKTAAEREAALLEQLVMPLVKQRNADGQQQAHETVVELAGLAQSLRAALLRTALSKDLG; this is translated from the coding sequence GTGACCGTGGCGGAACGGTCGCACCTGTCGATCGGCGAGGTCCTCAGCCTCCTCCAGGACGAGTTCCCCGACGTCACCATCTCCAAGATCCGCTTCCTCGAGAGCCAGGGCCTCCTCGACCCGGAGCGGACCCCGTCGGGCTACCGCAAGTTCTACGAGGCCGACGTCCGCCGGCTGCGGTGGATCCTCACCGAGCAGCGCGACAACTTCCTCCCGCTGAAGGTCATCAAGGATCGCCTCGACGAGGGCGTCGACGCCGAGCTGGCCGCGCCCGACCACGGTGGGAACGGGGCCTCCGCGGCCGTCCCGCTGGGCCAGGGCGGCGAGGAGCCCGCGGCCGCGGTGCCGGCCACGGCCGCCCCGTCGGCGAGCGGCGCCCCGACGGCACCGACCCCGACCGCAGCGGCCCCGGACCCGACCCCGACCGCACCGCCTCCGGTCGAGCCCGCCCCCGCGACGGCCCCACCGGAGCCCGAGCCCGCCCCGCTGCCCATCTGGATGGCCGACGCCGCCCGGGCCAAGGTCGACCGGGGCCGGTCCGGACGGCCGGCGGTGGGGGACGGTCCCGACCCGCTCGCCCACGAGGCCACCGCGGTGAGCCTCACCGTCGACGAGCTCCTGGCCGCCAGCGGGCTCACCCGGCAGCAGCTGAGCTCGCTCGAGGAGTACGGCCTGGTGCAGGGCCACGCCGTCGCCGACGACCGGTACTACGACGGCGAGGACCTCGTCATCGCCCAGAAGTCCGCGGGCTTCCTCGCCCACGGCGTCGAGGCCCGCCACCTCCGGATGTTCAAGACCGCGGCCGAGCGCGAGGCCGCCCTGCTCGAGCAGCTGGTGATGCCGCTGGTGAAGCAGCGCAACGCCGACGGCCAGCAGCAGGCCCACGAGACGGTCGTCGAGCTGGCCGGGCTGGCGCAGTCGCTGCGCGCCGCCCTGCTCCGGACCGCCCTGTCGAAGGACCTCGGGTAG
- a CDS encoding FHA domain-containing protein produces the protein MAETECGRCGHHNAPDANFCSSCGAPIEHDDGHDRPTIQLQIDGPSGQSDEVSLDLDELPGIGVLVVRAGPNAGSTFAVDKDVITAGRHPDSDIFLDDITVSRRHAEVRNEGDRLVVADVGSLNGTYLNRERIEQAELTDGDTVQVGKFKLVFVAGAQAAGGAAS, from the coding sequence GTGGCCGAGACCGAGTGCGGCCGTTGCGGCCACCACAACGCCCCAGACGCGAACTTCTGCTCCTCCTGCGGCGCGCCCATCGAGCACGACGACGGCCACGACCGCCCGACCATCCAGCTCCAGATCGACGGTCCCTCGGGCCAGTCCGACGAGGTCAGCCTCGATCTCGACGAGCTGCCCGGCATCGGGGTGCTCGTCGTCCGGGCCGGGCCCAACGCGGGGTCGACCTTCGCCGTCGACAAGGACGTCATCACCGCCGGGCGCCACCCCGACAGCGACATCTTCCTCGACGACATCACCGTGTCGCGCCGCCACGCCGAGGTCCGCAACGAGGGGGATCGGCTCGTGGTGGCCGACGTGGGCTCGCTGAACGGCACCTACCTCAACCGCGAGCGCATCGAGCAGGCCGAGCTCACCGACGGCGACACCGTGCAGGTCGGGAAGTTCAAGCTTGTGTTCGTGGCCGGGGCCCAGGCCGCCGGCGGAGCCGCGTCGTGA
- the gcvH gene encoding glycine cleavage system protein GcvH, which produces MNLPEDLRYTKDHEWVRVEGSRVRIGITDYAQDALGDVVFVQVPEAGAEVAAGATISEVESTKSVSEIYAPVTGSVVAVNADLGDAPERLNDDPYGEGWICELEVSDTAQLDDLLDADGYRSLIEE; this is translated from the coding sequence ATGAACCTCCCCGAGGACCTGCGCTACACCAAGGACCACGAGTGGGTGCGGGTGGAGGGCTCCCGCGTGCGGATCGGCATCACCGACTACGCCCAGGACGCCCTCGGCGACGTGGTGTTCGTCCAGGTGCCCGAGGCCGGCGCCGAGGTCGCCGCCGGTGCCACGATCAGCGAGGTGGAGTCGACCAAGTCGGTGTCGGAGATCTACGCCCCGGTCACCGGCTCGGTGGTCGCGGTCAACGCCGACCTGGGCGACGCCCCCGAGCGGCTGAACGACGATCCGTACGGCGAGGGGTGGATCTGCGAGCTCGAGGTGAGCGACACGGCGCAGCTCGACGACCTGCTCGACGCCGACGGCTACCGGAGCCTGATCGAGGAGTAG
- a CDS encoding sugar phosphate nucleotidyltransferase, with the protein MKAVIMAGGEGSRLRPLTSHTPKPMLPLANRPMMEHIVGLLRDHGYTEIVVTVAFLANQIRNYFGDGSEFGVEMVYATEEQPLGTAGSVRNAKDVLDERFLVISGDVLTDIDLSKIVAEHEEKGALATIGLIAVDDPLEFGIVITHEDGSIERFLEKPTWGQVFSDTINTGIFVLEPEIFDYIAPDRPVDFSGEVFPQLLAEGKPMIGAVAEGYWEDVGTLEAYVRAHRDVLDGTVKVDVPGFQLRDGVWLGEGAEVHPDAEIVGNAVVGAGVRVDAGARVGPYAVLGRNTRVRSDAVIERSVVHENVYLGQGSRLRGSVVGRSTELRRAARADEGSVLGDECFVGEEAVVGAGVKVYPFKTIEAGATVNSSIILESRGARSLFGLSRATGLANVDMTPELATRIAMAWATSLPRGSTVVTSRDSSRASRMLKRALMAGLNAGGVDVLDLEVASVPVTRFAIRQPVVSGGVSVRLEGDDPDSIGLRFIDGDGLDISEASQRKIERQFSREDFRRVPAEEIGDIGFPPRVLEHYTTALGQTVDLAVVREAGFKIVTDYGFGSTSFTMPNVLAKLGAEVLSVNPYASTQGAMSFVRQRGAEAAAPLVTAAGAHVGAVLDPDGERLTLIDDEGRVLTDTQALLALVRLVADHIDGDKIAVPVNATIQVAKMLEGHDITVVESKMSSAALMAASEEPGVGFAATTDGGYILPGFLPAFDAAAMLVKLLELLARHDVRLSSVVDDLPRPHIAHETVVTPWEQKGLVMRSLVERADPDRLILVDGVKVLHDHGWALALPDPAEPLTHVWAEGATDSAARTRAQEYGRRIRQLVR; encoded by the coding sequence GTGAAGGCCGTCATCATGGCGGGCGGCGAGGGCTCACGCCTCCGCCCGCTCACCTCCCACACGCCCAAGCCCATGCTGCCCCTGGCCAACCGGCCGATGATGGAGCACATCGTGGGCCTCCTCCGCGACCACGGCTACACCGAGATCGTCGTGACCGTGGCCTTCCTGGCCAACCAGATCCGCAACTACTTCGGCGACGGGTCCGAGTTCGGCGTCGAGATGGTCTACGCGACCGAGGAGCAGCCCCTCGGCACCGCCGGGTCGGTCCGCAACGCCAAGGACGTGCTCGACGAGCGCTTCCTCGTGATCTCGGGCGACGTCCTCACCGACATCGACCTGTCGAAGATCGTGGCCGAGCACGAGGAGAAGGGGGCGCTGGCCACCATCGGGCTCATCGCCGTCGACGACCCCCTCGAGTTCGGCATCGTCATCACCCACGAGGACGGCTCGATCGAGCGGTTCCTGGAGAAGCCGACCTGGGGCCAGGTCTTCAGCGACACCATCAACACCGGCATCTTCGTGCTCGAGCCCGAGATCTTCGACTACATCGCGCCCGACCGGCCCGTCGACTTCTCCGGCGAGGTCTTCCCCCAGCTGCTGGCCGAGGGCAAGCCCATGATCGGCGCCGTGGCCGAGGGCTACTGGGAGGACGTGGGCACGCTCGAGGCCTACGTCCGGGCCCACCGCGACGTGCTCGACGGCACCGTCAAGGTCGACGTGCCCGGCTTCCAGCTGCGCGACGGCGTGTGGCTGGGGGAGGGGGCCGAGGTCCACCCCGACGCCGAGATCGTCGGCAACGCCGTGGTCGGTGCCGGGGTGCGGGTCGACGCCGGGGCCCGGGTCGGTCCCTACGCCGTGCTCGGGCGCAACACCCGGGTCCGCTCCGACGCCGTGATCGAGCGGTCGGTCGTCCACGAGAACGTGTACCTGGGCCAGGGGTCGCGCCTGCGCGGGTCGGTCGTCGGCCGCTCCACCGAGCTGCGCCGGGCGGCCCGCGCCGACGAGGGCTCGGTGCTGGGCGACGAGTGCTTCGTGGGCGAGGAGGCCGTCGTCGGCGCCGGGGTCAAGGTGTACCCCTTCAAGACGATCGAGGCCGGCGCCACCGTCAACTCGTCGATCATCCTGGAGTCGCGCGGGGCGCGCAGCCTGTTCGGCCTCTCGCGGGCCACCGGCCTGGCCAACGTCGACATGACGCCCGAGCTGGCCACCCGCATCGCCATGGCCTGGGCCACGTCGCTCCCGCGGGGCAGCACCGTCGTCACCTCCCGCGACTCCAGCCGGGCGTCGCGGATGCTCAAGCGGGCGCTGATGGCCGGGCTCAACGCCGGCGGGGTCGACGTCCTCGACCTCGAGGTGGCGTCGGTGCCGGTCACCCGCTTCGCCATCCGCCAGCCGGTGGTGTCGGGCGGGGTGAGCGTGCGCCTCGAGGGCGACGACCCCGACTCGATCGGGCTGCGGTTCATCGACGGCGACGGGCTCGACATCTCAGAGGCCTCGCAGCGCAAGATCGAGCGCCAGTTCTCCCGGGAGGACTTCCGACGGGTGCCGGCCGAGGAGATCGGCGACATCGGCTTCCCGCCCCGCGTGCTCGAGCACTACACCACGGCCCTGGGCCAGACGGTGGACCTGGCGGTCGTGCGCGAGGCCGGGTTCAAGATCGTGACCGACTACGGGTTCGGCTCGACCTCGTTCACCATGCCCAACGTGCTGGCCAAGCTGGGGGCCGAGGTCCTGTCGGTGAACCCCTACGCCTCGACCCAGGGCGCCATGAGCTTCGTGCGCCAGCGCGGCGCCGAGGCGGCCGCCCCGCTCGTGACCGCCGCCGGGGCCCACGTCGGCGCCGTCCTCGATCCCGACGGCGAGCGGCTCACCCTGATCGACGACGAGGGCCGGGTCCTGACCGACACCCAGGCCCTCCTCGCCCTGGTCCGCCTGGTGGCCGACCACATCGACGGCGACAAGATCGCCGTGCCGGTCAACGCCACCATCCAGGTGGCGAAGATGCTGGAGGGCCACGACATCACCGTGGTCGAGTCGAAGATGTCGTCGGCGGCCCTGATGGCGGCCTCCGAGGAGCCCGGGGTGGGCTTCGCCGCCACCACCGACGGTGGCTACATCCTGCCCGGCTTCCTCCCCGCCTTCGACGCCGCCGCCATGCTCGTCAAGCTGCTCGAGCTGCTGGCCCGCCACGACGTCCGGCTCTCGTCGGTGGTCGACGACCTGCCCCGGCCCCACATCGCCCACGAGACGGTCGTGACCCCGTGGGAGCAGAAGGGGCTGGTCATGCGGTCGCTGGTGGAGCGGGCCGACCCCGACCGGCTGATCCTGGTCGACGGGGTCAAGGTGCTCCACGACCACGGCTGGGCCCTGGCCCTGCCCGACCCGGCCGAGCCCCTCACCCACGTCTGGGCCGAGGGCGCCACCGACTCCGCCGCCCGCACCCGAGCCCAGGAGTACGGCCGACGGATCCGCCAGCTCGTGCGCTAG
- a CDS encoding CDP-alcohol phosphatidyltransferase family protein: MGDVTAPDPPDGSPAPPDAPEPGGDRVVTLPNLITVVRLCMLPVFLWLLFARDDRVWAASVLGALGATDFLDGYIARRWHQVSNIGKILDPVADRLLFFVGGLAIIIDGSIPLWVAWLVLIREVVVSMATVGLALAGAKRIDVTWFGKAGTFCVMFAFPMFLASEGQLFWRDQARVLAWAFTVPGLVLGYVALGLYVPIGLRALREGRAARTGEPAAPGDETPTAGQ, translated from the coding sequence GTGGGCGACGTCACCGCACCCGACCCGCCCGACGGGAGCCCGGCCCCGCCGGACGCGCCCGAGCCGGGCGGTGACCGCGTCGTCACCCTGCCGAACCTGATCACCGTCGTCCGGCTCTGCATGCTGCCGGTGTTCCTGTGGCTCCTGTTCGCCCGCGACGACCGCGTCTGGGCCGCCAGCGTCCTGGGCGCGCTCGGGGCCACCGACTTCCTCGACGGCTACATCGCCCGCCGCTGGCACCAGGTCTCGAACATCGGGAAGATCCTCGACCCCGTGGCCGACCGGCTGCTGTTCTTCGTCGGCGGGTTGGCGATCATCATCGACGGCAGCATCCCGCTGTGGGTGGCCTGGCTGGTGCTGATCCGCGAGGTCGTCGTGTCGATGGCCACCGTCGGGCTGGCCCTGGCCGGGGCCAAGCGCATCGACGTCACCTGGTTCGGCAAGGCGGGCACGTTCTGCGTGATGTTCGCCTTCCCCATGTTCCTCGCCTCCGAGGGCCAGCTGTTCTGGCGCGACCAGGCCCGGGTGCTCGCCTGGGCCTTCACCGTCCCCGGGCTCGTCCTCGGCTACGTCGCCCTCGGCCTCTACGTGCCCATCGGCCTGCGGGCCCTGCGCGAGGGCCGGGCCGCCCGGACGGGTGAGCCGGCCGCCCCGGGGGACGAGACGCCCACCGCCGGCCAGTAG
- a CDS encoding HIT family protein, with product MATLFTRIIEGEIPGRFVWRDERAVAFLTIAPLAPGHVLVVPIEEVDHWIDLEPDLLAHVMEVARTIGRAQQEVFRPTKVGVMVVGEEVPHAHVHLVPFTGLDQLDFAHADHDPDPAALDDAAARLRDALRAAGAPGVADA from the coding sequence ATGGCCACGCTGTTCACGCGCATCATCGAGGGCGAGATCCCGGGACGGTTCGTCTGGCGGGACGAGAGGGCGGTCGCCTTCCTCACCATCGCCCCCCTCGCCCCCGGCCACGTGCTGGTGGTGCCGATCGAGGAGGTCGACCACTGGATCGACCTCGAGCCCGACCTGCTGGCCCACGTGATGGAGGTGGCCCGCACCATCGGCCGGGCCCAGCAGGAGGTCTTCCGGCCGACCAAGGTCGGCGTCATGGTGGTCGGCGAGGAGGTCCCCCACGCCCACGTCCACCTGGTCCCCTTCACGGGCCTCGACCAGCTCGACTTCGCCCACGCCGACCACGACCCCGATCCCGCCGCCCTCGACGACGCCGCCGCCCGCCTCCGCGACGCCCTCCGCGCCGCCGGCGCCCCCGGCGTGGCCGACGCGTAG